In one Hyphomicrobium sp. 99 genomic region, the following are encoded:
- a CDS encoding phage tail assembly chaperone, giving the protein MELGLGALGMMPCAFWSLTPRELQAALAGKFGATGETAAPTRRDLDTLMQRFPDEGSTDGNE; this is encoded by the coding sequence ATGGAACTCGGTCTCGGCGCGCTTGGCATGATGCCTTGCGCGTTCTGGTCGCTGACACCACGCGAGCTGCAGGCGGCACTTGCCGGAAAGTTTGGCGCAACGGGAGAAACCGCAGCGCCCACGCGCCGAGACCTCGATACGCTGATGCAGCGCTTCCCGGATGAAGGTTCTACAGATGGCAATGAATGA
- a CDS encoding phage tail tape measure protein: MAMNDDQLETWNVKVTADTSDLESKLQSTTRTGRQFANTLVSAFDDIAIKGKNVGDVFKSLALNISQLALKTALQPLTSGLASMFQGVISGATPFAKGGIIQGGTPVPFASGGVIASPITFPLAGGATGLAGERGPEAIIPLTRGSDGRLGVAMSGAGGQQITINISTPDVQSFGRSQSQIAAMIARAAAAGQRNL, encoded by the coding sequence ATGGCAATGAATGACGACCAACTCGAGACCTGGAACGTCAAGGTCACCGCCGACACGAGCGATCTCGAGAGCAAGCTCCAATCGACGACGCGGACCGGCAGGCAATTCGCCAATACGCTGGTTTCGGCCTTTGACGATATCGCGATCAAAGGCAAGAATGTCGGCGACGTTTTCAAATCGCTCGCGCTGAACATCTCGCAGCTCGCTCTGAAAACGGCGTTGCAGCCGCTGACCTCGGGCCTGGCATCGATGTTTCAAGGCGTCATTTCGGGCGCTACTCCATTCGCGAAGGGCGGCATCATTCAAGGTGGGACGCCCGTACCGTTTGCGAGTGGCGGCGTCATTGCGAGCCCGATCACGTTCCCCTTGGCAGGTGGTGCGACAGGCCTCGCGGGGGAACGCGGGCCTGAAGCCATCATACCGCTGACGCGCGGGTCTGACGGCCGCCTGGGCGTCGCGATGTCGGGCGCGGGCGGTCAGCAGATCACGATCAATATTTCCACGCCAGACGTGCAGAGCTTCGGCCGCTCACAATCGCAGATCGCCGCGATGATTGCGCGCGCTGCCGCTGCAGGCCAGCGCAACCTCTGA